In Chelonia mydas isolate rCheMyd1 chromosome 20, rCheMyd1.pri.v2, whole genome shotgun sequence, a single genomic region encodes these proteins:
- the ELOF1 gene encoding transcription elongation factor 1 homolog, with product MGRRKSKRKPPPKKKMTGTLETQFTCPFCNHEKSCDVKMDRARNTGVISCTVCLEEFQTPITYLSEPVDVYSDWIDACEAANQ from the exons ATGGGCCGCAGGAAGTCAAAGCGGAAGCCCCCACCCAAGAAGAAGATGACGGGCACCCTGGAGACGCAGTTCACTTGCCCCTTCTGTAACCACGAGAAGTCCTGCGATGTCAAAAT GGACCGGGCTCGGAACACTGGCGTAATATCATGTACTGTCTGTCTGGAAGAATTTCAGACTCCCATAACGT ATCTTTCAGAACCGGTGGACGTGTACAGTGATTGGATAGACGCTTGTGAGGCGGCCAATCAGTAG